CGTCGCCATCGACTCGCCCGAGGCCAGACCCGGCAGGAACCGCCCGGCCGGGCCCGGTGCGCTGAGCGCCGCGGCCGCGGCCACCGTCTCCACCAGCGGCCCGGGCACCGCATACCGCCCCAACTCCACGAAGGCGACAGCCAGTTCGACCGGTCGCGGCCCCAGCCCGTCGTACGCCTCAGGGACGGCCAGCGCGAAGACCCCGGCCGCGGCGATCCGCGACCACAGCGCCCGCCCGGACGCCCGCTCGCCGCGGCTCCAGTCACGGATCACGGCGGGTGCGCCGGCCGCGGTCAGCATCGCGCCCAGCGACCCGGCGAAGGCCCGCTGCTCGGCGTCGAGGAGGAAGCGCGGCGCGGGCTCGGGCGCCGCCGGTGCGGGGGTGTGCGGCGAGACCGTCACCGGCGCCCCCTCGGCAGACCGAGCAGGTGCTCGGCGATGATGTCGCGCTGGATCTCGTTCGTGCCCGCGTAGATCGGTCCGGCGAGCGCGAAGACATACCGCTGCGACCACTCCGCGTCGGCGAACTCGCCCTCCTCGCCGAGGAGGTCGAGCGCCGTCTCGTGCAGGGCGATGTCGTACTCGGACCAGAAGACCTTGTTCAGACTCGCCTCGGCTCCGACGCGCTCGCCGCCGAGGAACCGGGAGGCGGTCGCGTAAGTGGCCAACTGGTAGGCGCGGGCGCCGATCAGCGCGTCGGCGACCTGTGCCCGCGCGCCCTGCGGACTGCCCTGCGCCCGCCAGAGCGCGTGCAGCCGCTCGGCCGCTGCGAGGAAGCGGCCGGGGGAGCGCAGCGTCAGCCCGCGTTCGTCGGCCGCCGTCGCCATCGCGATCCGCCAGCCCTGGCCGGGCTCGCCGATCACGTCCTCGTCCGGCACGAACACCTCGTCCAGGAACAGCTCGGCGAACGCCGGCTTCCCGTCGAGACGGCCGATCGGGCGGACGGTGACGCCCTCCGCGCGCAGGTCGAACATGACGTAGGTGAGCCCTTGGTGGGGTTTCGGGGCCCCGGGGTCACTGCGGAAGAGGCCGAAGGCGCGGTCGGCGAAGGCCGCGCGCGAGGACCACGCCTTCTGGCCGCCGAGCCGCCAGCCGCCGGGGACCCGCACCGCGCGGGCGCGCAGCGAGGCCAGGTCCGAACCGGCCTCCGGCTCCGACCAGGCCTGCGCCCAGACGGTCTCGCCGCGCGCCATCGCGGGCAGCACCCGCGCGCGCTGCTCCTCGGTGCCGTGCTCGAACAGGGTCGGCGCGAGGAGGCTCACGCCGTTCTGGCCGACCCGGCCCGGGGCGCCCGCCGCGTAGTACTCCTCCTCGAAGAGCAGCCAGCGCACGAGGCCGCACTCCCGTCCGCCGTACCGGCGCGGCCAGTTCACCACCGACCAGCCGCCCGAGGCCAGTTCGGCCTCCCACGCGCGGTGCGCGGCGAAGCCCTCGGCGGTCTCCAGCGAGGGCAGCGGCTCGGGCGGCACATGCGCGTGCAGCCATTCCCGGGCCTCGGCGCGGAACGCCTCGTCGGCGGGGGAGTGCGTGAGATCCACGGGCGCTCTCCTACGGGTGCTTTCGCGGGACCGTTCTTCCCTAACAAGTGTTTGGTAGGTTAGCGTGGCTCCATGACAGGCGTCGAGAGTCCGGCATACGTGCCCGGCCACGGGCTGCTCAGGGGGCGCACCGCCGTCGTCACGGCCGCGGCCGGGGCCGGCATCGGCGGAGCCGTCGCACGGCGCTTCCTGGAGGAAGGGGCGCGCGTGCTGATCAGCGACGCCCACACCCGGCGGCTCAAGGCCCACGAGAGCGCGCTGGCCGAGGAGTTCGGGCCGGCGTCGGTGGCGGCCCTGCCCTGCGACGTCACCGACGAGGACCAGGTGCGGGCCCTGTTCGACGCCGCCGTCACCGCCCACGGCAGGTTGGACGTCGTGGTCAACAACGCCGGCCTCGGCGGCACCGCGCACCTCGCGGACATGACGGACGAACAGTGGACACGCGTCCTCGACGTCACGCTGAACGGCACCTTCCGCTGTACCCGGGCCGCCCTGCGGCGGATGCGCGACACCGGCGGCGGCGTCATCGTCAACAACGCCTCCGTCGTCGGTTGGCGCGCCCAGGCCGGACAGGCGCACTACGCCGCCGCGAAAGCGGGCGTGATGGCGCTGACCCGCTGCGCGGCGATCGAGGCCGCCGCCTACGGCGTGCGGGTCAACGCCGTCTCACCCAGCCTCGCCATGCATCCGCACCTGGTGAAGGTCACCTCCGCCGAACTACTGGAGGAGCTCACCGGACGCGAGGCCTTCGGACGGTACGCCGAGCCCTGGGAGGTCGCCAACGTGATCGTGTTCCTGGCGTCCGGCTACTCCTCGTACATGACCGGCGAAGTGGTCTCCGTCAGCGGCCAGCATCCTTAGGACGACAATGGACGCGTGCCTCCTACGAAGCCCCGTACGCCCCCTGCGAAGAAGAAGCCCCAGGTGACCGCCGCGCCCGCCCGTCGCCGCGAACTCCTCGAGACCGCCGCCGAGGTCTTCGCCGAGCAGGGCTACAACGCCACCACCGTGCGCAAGATCGCGGACCACGCGGGCATGCTCGCGGGCAGCCTCTACTACCACTTCGACTCCAAGGAGTCGATGCTCGAGGAGATCCTGCGCAGCTTCCTCGACGAGCTGTGGGACGGCTACGACACCGTCCTCGCCGCCCCGCTGGGCCCCCGCGAGACCCTCGAGGCGCTGGTCACCGAGTCGTTCCGGGAGATCGACCGGCACCGCGCCGCCGTCGCGATCTACCAGAAGGAGAGCAGGCAGCTCGTGGTGCAGGAACGGTTCGCGTTCCTCGCCGACTCACAGCGCAGGTTCGAGACGGCGTGGCTCTCCACGCTGGAACGCGGAGTCGCGGCCCGGGTCTTCCGGGCCGATCTCGACGTCCGTCTCACCTACCGGTTCGTCCGCGACACGGTGTGGGTCGCCGCGTCCTGGTACCGGCCCGGCGGGCAGCACAGCCCGGAGGAGATCGCCCGCCAGTACCTGTCGATGGTGCTGGACGGCATCGCCGTCCGTGAATAGTCCACTGACGTGCCCCTTTGCATGAGGGAGTTGCCATGGCCGAGGCCTACATCGTCGAAGCGGTCCGTACGCCCGTCGGGCGGCGGGGGGGAGGTCTGTCCGGCGTGCACCCGGCGGATCTCGGCGCGCACGTCCTGAAGGAGCTCGTCGCCCGTTCGGGCGTGGACCCGGCGGCCGTCGAGGACGTCGTCTTCGGCTGTCTGGACACCGTCGGACCGCAGGCCGGGGACATCGCGCGGACCTGCTGGCTGGCCGCCGGGCTCCCCGAGGAGGTGCCGGGCGTGACCGTCGACCGGCAGTGCGGCTCCTCGCAGCAGGCCGTGCACTTCGCCGCCCAGGGCGTGCTGTCCGGCACCCAGGACCTGGTCGTCGCGGGCGGTGTGCAGAACATGTCGCAGATCCCGATCGCCTTCGCCACCCGGCAGGCCGCCGAACCGCTCGGCTTCACCCAGGGCCCGTTCGCCGGCAGCGAGGGCTGGCGGGCACGGTACGGGGACCGGCCCGTCAACCAGTTCGCCGGCGCCGAGATGATCGCCGCCAAGTGGGGCATCAGCCGGCAGGACCAGGAGGAGTTCGCCCTGCGCTCCCACCTGCGGGCGGTACGCGCGATCGACGAGGGCCGCTTCACGCGCGAGACCGTCGCCCACCGGGACGTGACGACCGACGAGGGGCCGCGCCGGGACACCTCCCTGGAGAAGATGGCCGCGCTGAAGCCCGTCATCGACGGCGGCACCGTGACCGCCGCCTGCTCCTCGCAGGTCTCCGACGGCGCGGCCGCGCTGCTGCTGGCCTCCGAGGACGCCGTCCGCGAGCACGGGCTACGGCCGCGGGCCCGCGTCCACCATCTCTCGGTGCGCGGCGAGGACCCCATCCGCATGCTGACGGCCCCGATCCCGGCCACCGCGCACGCCCTGAAGAAGACCGGCCTCACGATCGACGACCTCGACCTCGTCGAGATCAACGAGGCGTTCGCGCCCGTCGTCCTGGCCTGGCTGAAGGAGACCGGCGCGGACCCGGAGAAGGTCAACGTCAACGGCGGCGCGATCGCCCTCGGCCATCCGCTCGGCGCGACCGGCGCGAAGCTGATGACCACGCTGCTGCACGAACTGGAGCGCACGGGCGGCCGGTTCGGACTGCAGACGATGTGCGAAGGCGGCGGCCAGGCCAACGTGACGATCATCGAGCGGCTCTGACGGGACACCGGCCCCGTCGGAGCCGCGCGGAGGGCCGGTCGCAACGGCTGCAAGGCGGTCCGGGCGGGCGGCGAAGGCGCGGGCCGGACCGGGCGCCGGGCGAGGAGGCGAGGGCGTCAGGGGTTCGCGAGCCGGTCCAGGGCGGTCAGCACGTCCTGCGCCTCCTTCATGATCCGTTCCACCAGCTCCGCGCACGACGGCAGGTCGTCGATCACCCCGGCGACCTGCCCGGCGGCCATCACACCCGCCTCGGGGCGACCCTCCACCATCGCGGACCTCAGCAGCATCGGCGTGTTCGCGGCCAGCAGCACCTGACTCCAGGCGAGGTCCTTGCCGTGCCGCAACGCCAGGCCGTCGCGGACCATCTGCCGCCAGGTGAGACCCGACAGCCTGCGGAAGCCGGCCGCGTGACGCGCCGCACGCAGCAGCGCCCGGACCCGGCCCGCGGCCTCCAGACCGTCGACCAGCGGCGTGCGCAGCATGCGGTGCGGAAGGCCGTCCACCGCCCGGGTGACCGTGACGTCCCGTACCGTCGCCGCCAGATACCGCGCCTTCACCGCCTCCGGGACCGGCGAGTCCGACGTGAGCAGGAACCGCGTGCCCATCGCGACGCCGGCCGCCCCGTACGCCAGCGCCGCCGCCAGCCCCCGCCCGTCGAAGAAGCCGCCCGCCGCCACGACGGGGACGTCCACCGCGTCCACCACCTGCGGCAGCAGGACCGTCGTCGCCACCTCGCCGGTGTGGCCGCCGCCCTCACCGCCCTGCACGATCACCGCGTCCGCGCCCCACGCCGCCACCTTCTCGGCGTGCCGGCGGGCCCCTATGGACGGGATGACGACGACACCCGCCTCCTTGAGGCCGGCGATCAGCTCGGCGGAGGGGGCCAGCGCGAACGACGCGACCCGCACCCCCTCGTCGACGATGATCCGGACCCGGTCGCCGGCGTCCGCCGCGTCGGCCCGCAGGTTGACCCCGAACGGCGCGTCCGTGCGCGACCTCACCTCCCGCACCGCCGACCGCAGCTGGTCGAGGGTCATCGTCGCCGAGGCCAGGACGCCGAGCGCCCCCGCCTGAGCCGTGGCCGACACCAGCCGCGGACCCGCCACCCATCCCATGCCGGTCTGCACGATCGGGTGACGGACCCCGACCAGCCGGGTGAACGACGTCTCCATCAGGCCGGCACCTCCCGGGCGCGGGCGCCGCCCGGGTCGATCACCTCACGGATCAGCCGCAGCTCCTGCGCCGTCGGCTCACGGGTGTACGGCACCTCGTCCGCGACGGCCAGATCGAACCCCGTCGCCTCCCGGACCTGCTCGACGCTCACCCCGGGATGCAGCGAGGCCAGCCGCATCGACCGGTCGGGCGTGGCGAAGTCGAAGACGCCGAGGTCGGAGACGACCCGCGGGATGCGGTGGTGCCGGGCGCCGGCCGCACGGTCGTACCCGACACCGCACACCATGTCGACCTTCGCGACGAAGACCCGCCGGGAGTGCCTCGGGATCCAGTAACTCGTCGGATTGTTCAGGGTGTTGACGGGTGCGCCGCGCACCCCGAGGAGCTGCCGCACCGGCTTCGCCCAGTCGCCGACGCAGGAGATGTTCTGGTTCCCGTACCGGTCGATCTGGCTCGCGCCCATCATCACGTGCCGCCGGCCGCCGGTGACCAGCTCCAGGTGCTGCCGGTAGGGCAGCCAGCCCTCCGTCGTGCCGTCCGGACGCACGATCAGCGCCTCGCCGTCGGTCAGCAGGAGATCCGGCGAGAAGGTGAGCCGGGCGAGCCGGGCGCCGGCCGAGGGGATCACTCCCATGGGGCTCGCCAGGATCTCGCCCGCGCCCCGCCAGGCCTCGGCGCAGGCGATCACGCAGTACTCGGCACGCGTGGTCCGGCTCACGAGTCCTCCCCGACCGCCGACCGGTACGCCTGTTCGTCCCCGGCGAGGTAGCGGGCGGCGAACTGCGCCCAGGGCGTCGTCGCGTACCGCTTCTGGAACGCCTCGTCCCGGCCGTAGTCGGGTGCGCAGGACGTGAAGTGCGCCCCGTTCGGAGCCTCCACCACCCCCGTCACCGTGTGCCGCTTGATCAGCAGCGACTGCGGCGGCGCCTCCTTCGTCAGCTCGGCCGTGTCGACGACGCGCTCGCAGCTGACGTACGCCGCGTCCGCCGCCTCGCAGAACAGGTCGTCGAAGTACGGGTCCGGCCCCAGGTACTGACCGTTGCCCAGCCGGTCGGCCCGGTTGACGTGCACCAGCGCCGCGTCCAGCCGCAGGGCGGGCATGGCCACGAACGTCTCCCCGTCCTCGTACGGCGACGTCACCGTGCGCAGGCCGGGGTTGACCCGCATCACGTCCGAGCCGAGGCCCGCCCGCACGGGCAGGAACGGCAACCGGTGCGCCGCCGCACGCAGCCCCCACAGGAACATCGCCTCGTCGACCTCCGTCAGCTCCAGCGCCCCGCTCTCGCGGGCCGCCCGGTAGTGCGGCTCCAGCGGGATCGAGTCCAGCGTGGCGAACGCGGCGACCAGCCTGCGGATCCGCCCGGCCGCCGCGAGCATGCCGACGTCGGGGCCGCCGTACGAGACCACGGTGAGGTCGGTGACCTCCGACCGCAGCAGCGCCCGCACCAGCGCCATCGGCTTACGGCGCGAACCCCAGCCGCCGATGCCGAGCGTCATGCCGCTCTCCAGACGGGAGACGGCCTCCTCGGCGCTCATCGTCTTGTCACTCACCCGAGCTCTCCTCCCGTGCGACCCTGCCGAAGGCGTCCCGGACCCGGTCCGCCACGCCGCCGACGCTCGCCTCGTACGTGAACCCCTGCTCGAAGCGGTAACTGCGGCGCACGTCGACCGGATCGATGCCGTTGATGGCGGCCTTGGCCAGGCGCACCAGCTCGCCGTCCTTCGCGGCGATCTCACCGGCGAGCTCCAGCGCGGCCGCGCGCAGTTCACCGGGGGGCGTCACCCGCCACACCGAGCCGTGCGCCTGCAGTTCGGCCGCCGTGACCGTGCGCGAGGTGTAGTAGAGGGCGCGCAGCAGATGCTGGGGCACGAGCCGGGCCAGATGGGTGGCCGCGCCCAGCGCGCCCCGGTCCAGCTCCGGCAGCCCGAACACGGCGTCCTCGCTCGCCACGATCACGTCCGCGTTCCCCGCGAGGCCGACGCCCCCTCCCAGACAGAACCCCTGGACGGCCGCCACGACGGGGACCTCGCACTCGTACACCGCCGCGAACGCCTCGAAGCAGCCGCGGTTGGCGCCGATCAGCGCGCCCGCCCCCTGCGCCTGGATCTCCTTGATGTCGACGCCCGCGTTGAAGCCCCGCCCCTCGGCGGCCAGCACCACGCACCGCGTGCCCGGATCGCGGCCGGCCGCGCGCACGGCGTCGGCCAGGGCGAACCAGCCGTGCACCGGCAGGGCGTTCACCGGCGGGAAGTCGACCGTGACGAGCGCGATTCCCTTTT
The window above is part of the Streptomyces sp. NBC_00425 genome. Proteins encoded here:
- a CDS encoding SDR family oxidoreductase, which encodes MTGVESPAYVPGHGLLRGRTAVVTAAAGAGIGGAVARRFLEEGARVLISDAHTRRLKAHESALAEEFGPASVAALPCDVTDEDQVRALFDAAVTAHGRLDVVVNNAGLGGTAHLADMTDEQWTRVLDVTLNGTFRCTRAALRRMRDTGGGVIVNNASVVGWRAQAGQAHYAAAKAGVMALTRCAAIEAAAYGVRVNAVSPSLAMHPHLVKVTSAELLEELTGREAFGRYAEPWEVANVIVFLASGYSSYMTGEVVSVSGQHP
- a CDS encoding acyl-CoA dehydrogenase family protein; its protein translation is MDLTHSPADEAFRAEAREWLHAHVPPEPLPSLETAEGFAAHRAWEAELASGGWSVVNWPRRYGGRECGLVRWLLFEEEYYAAGAPGRVGQNGVSLLAPTLFEHGTEEQRARVLPAMARGETVWAQAWSEPEAGSDLASLRARAVRVPGGWRLGGQKAWSSRAAFADRAFGLFRSDPGAPKPHQGLTYVMFDLRAEGVTVRPIGRLDGKPAFAELFLDEVFVPDEDVIGEPGQGWRIAMATAADERGLTLRSPGRFLAAAERLHALWRAQGSPQGARAQVADALIGARAYQLATYATASRFLGGERVGAEASLNKVFWSEYDIALHETALDLLGEEGEFADAEWSQRYVFALAGPIYAGTNEIQRDIIAEHLLGLPRGRR
- a CDS encoding CoA transferase subunit A; its protein translation is MSDKTMSAEEAVSRLESGMTLGIGGWGSRRKPMALVRALLRSEVTDLTVVSYGGPDVGMLAAAGRIRRLVAAFATLDSIPLEPHYRAARESGALELTEVDEAMFLWGLRAAAHRLPFLPVRAGLGSDVMRVNPGLRTVTSPYEDGETFVAMPALRLDAALVHVNRADRLGNGQYLGPDPYFDDLFCEAADAAYVSCERVVDTAELTKEAPPQSLLIKRHTVTGVVEAPNGAHFTSCAPDYGRDEAFQKRYATTPWAQFAARYLAGDEQAYRSAVGEDS
- a CDS encoding acetyl-CoA C-acetyltransferase; translation: MAEAYIVEAVRTPVGRRGGGLSGVHPADLGAHVLKELVARSGVDPAAVEDVVFGCLDTVGPQAGDIARTCWLAAGLPEEVPGVTVDRQCGSSQQAVHFAAQGVLSGTQDLVVAGGVQNMSQIPIAFATRQAAEPLGFTQGPFAGSEGWRARYGDRPVNQFAGAEMIAAKWGISRQDQEEFALRSHLRAVRAIDEGRFTRETVAHRDVTTDEGPRRDTSLEKMAALKPVIDGGTVTAACSSQVSDGAAALLLASEDAVREHGLRPRARVHHLSVRGEDPIRMLTAPIPATAHALKKTGLTIDDLDLVEINEAFAPVVLAWLKETGADPEKVNVNGGAIALGHPLGATGAKLMTTLLHELERTGGRFGLQTMCEGGGQANVTIIERL
- a CDS encoding enoyl-CoA hydratase family protein; this encodes MGVSTSSPEKGAEKGIALVTVDFPPVNALPVHGWFALADAVRAAGRDPGTRCVVLAAEGRGFNAGVDIKEIQAQGAGALIGANRGCFEAFAAVYECEVPVVAAVQGFCLGGGVGLAGNADVIVASEDAVFGLPELDRGALGAATHLARLVPQHLLRALYYTSRTVTAAELQAHGSVWRVTPPGELRAAALELAGEIAAKDGELVRLAKAAINGIDPVDVRRSYRFEQGFTYEASVGGVADRVRDAFGRVAREESSGE
- a CDS encoding NAD(P)H-dependent flavin oxidoreductase produces the protein METSFTRLVGVRHPIVQTGMGWVAGPRLVSATAQAGALGVLASATMTLDQLRSAVREVRSRTDAPFGVNLRADAADAGDRVRIIVDEGVRVASFALAPSAELIAGLKEAGVVVIPSIGARRHAEKVAAWGADAVIVQGGEGGGHTGEVATTVLLPQVVDAVDVPVVAAGGFFDGRGLAAALAYGAAGVAMGTRFLLTSDSPVPEAVKARYLAATVRDVTVTRAVDGLPHRMLRTPLVDGLEAAGRVRALLRAARHAAGFRRLSGLTWRQMVRDGLALRHGKDLAWSQVLLAANTPMLLRSAMVEGRPEAGVMAAGQVAGVIDDLPSCAELVERIMKEAQDVLTALDRLANP
- a CDS encoding CoA-transferase subunit beta; protein product: MSRTTRAEYCVIACAEAWRGAGEILASPMGVIPSAGARLARLTFSPDLLLTDGEALIVRPDGTTEGWLPYRQHLELVTGGRRHVMMGASQIDRYGNQNISCVGDWAKPVRQLLGVRGAPVNTLNNPTSYWIPRHSRRVFVAKVDMVCGVGYDRAAGARHHRIPRVVSDLGVFDFATPDRSMRLASLHPGVSVEQVREATGFDLAVADEVPYTREPTAQELRLIREVIDPGGARAREVPA
- a CDS encoding TetR/AcrR family transcriptional regulator: MPPTKPRTPPAKKKPQVTAAPARRRELLETAAEVFAEQGYNATTVRKIADHAGMLAGSLYYHFDSKESMLEEILRSFLDELWDGYDTVLAAPLGPRETLEALVTESFREIDRHRAAVAIYQKESRQLVVQERFAFLADSQRRFETAWLSTLERGVAARVFRADLDVRLTYRFVRDTVWVAASWYRPGGQHSPEEIARQYLSMVLDGIAVRE